The following DNA comes from Camelina sativa cultivar DH55 chromosome 14, Cs, whole genome shotgun sequence.
atgtatctaaaacttaaatttttacttaatactaatttaaatttttttataagataatatttcatcattgtCATCAGTCACATACTccctttgtttcataatataagatgttttagaaaatattttttgtttcataatataagatgttttcaagtttttatgctacttttagattagtttaatattttttattatacagttttatttatgattggttaaactttttttaaaatggtcatttcttatattttgaaacagaatgagtatatataattttcatcaaaatatatcaaataaatccaCGCCTTANaaaaaaaaaaaaaaaaaaaaaaaaaaagcagcatATAAACTAAACCTTACACTGGAAACAAGGATCAAatgtgtttttactttcatcGATGCATTTGTTAAAAAGATGCTAAGAATACAGAGGAAGATGGGAAAAGATCCAATATAGCTACTCCAAGACTCACAGGTTTGAAGTATCCGTCTTCTCCACCGGAGAAAGCTGTGTGGTAACGAGCGGTCTCAGTTGATGGTGAGATGACGTGCTAAGCCAGTGTGCAGTGTATGGCCCCGCCTGCATTTGAAAGAGAATAAACCCTTTCTATTAGAAATGTGTTTTCTCTTTAGATGTCAAGAAAACctagaaaatgtataaaaactaTTTGCCTTATCTGTGATTATGTGAGCCACGGGGAGTCCTCCATTTCCACCTCGTGCTAACAGGGAGGATCTTATGTCGACATGCTTCATTATCAAACCGCATAGGAGGGTTCATCCATCCATGCTTGGCACTACTGCACCTTTGAATCCATCGTCATAAACCCCAAAAACTGCTGCCTTGGCGCTGAAGCTTCACCCAAAACCCAATCTTTGGTTAAACCGTTAAAGCGTTCCATAATTTGCAAGTGGATCTCACAGCTCCCAGAGATGTTATCGCAACCCTCGTGAGTATCTTCTCCCCTACCAATTTCGGTGGAAGATCGCAGATCCTCGTCCCCTTCATGCTTCTTCCAACTTTCGTTTTTCCGGCTCTCGTCATGCttcaatatatatgtaaaaaaagtCGTATATACATAAAAGCGTGCGCGAGAGAGGTTTATCGGATTCGAAGAGACTGCGGGCGACGACGAAGACGCGGTGGAGGAGTCCAAGGGTTGAGAAACGACGGCTTATTGGCTCGGACGGTGACGGAGAGTCTCATTGATTAGTTTTTAACTTCTAATCTAACCGTATTATTGTTGATTTAACATTTAAGTTCAGTACAGTACGCTCCACCTAACCGGATTATTGATTTAACTATTTAAGTAAAGTATGAGTTTTAAACCGGGATTAATAAGTATGAGTAAGCATCTAAACCGGGATCAGGAAACAAATAAGGTACTTAAAAGGTCTTAAACCATGTGGTTCATGTCGATGGTGCAATGCTCgattgaataaaaagaagaacatgTGACAGGAGCAATTTGTTAGTTATCATCAGTTGATTAGTAGATACGAAACTGATAATTTGATTTGTAGTGTGATCTAAaacatctctttcttttgtttacgtGACTAGCCGTTTCTGTAATGACAAAATTAACATACGTTTAGGGATTTTATTTGGAGATAGaatctacaaaagaaaacaactatACTATCATTTGTGAAATCCAGATAAAGGCATAAAGCAGTAttaatatgaacaaaaaaatcctactatattaattgagaaatacaaatatgaaaataaccttaaaatgtgtaaaacattacattcaattaccattagaaattttttattaaggttaattaattaactaaatgtataaaaataaaaaaaccctgagagatcaaaaataaaaaaaaaattagaaaagtaaaaaaaatctattcaaatcaaaattaacttgtacttgaaaaagaacaaaaataaaaattaacagctaagatttttcaaaaatacagataattattatttttaaaaaattattatctctctctaataaaattatggacgaaaattactatatatttttttaaaaaatataaaccaaacagaatttcaaaaaactaagattttatatccaagtagacaataaaattatttttaataactaggttttattaagatttcaaattatgattttcctatcatctttcttttattttatttacaaattgtttagaattttcacataatacttatgattaataaatattcagaattttttctgcatatgttgtgatttgaatttttaaaaacgaaaatatattcgtcttttttttttgaatgtaaaagatatattactcaatttatggaaaaaatgtttgttttaattttcacattggtGGGTTGGTAAAAACTAACTTTCtatagttgataaattaataaattttatttgctcacaattataatattaaaattactacttcatatttcacaaaatattaatgcaaatacaacaaacaaacaatataaaactgtaatatacatcaaaaaataaaatactataatattctaaaataattcgTATTAAACAAGACATAtagatttataaaacaattaaaaatgaatattatctcaaacaaaataattttttaaaagaaatataacaataatttttattattatattataatttttttttaaaatgttgatcGTGCTTTAAGGACGGGATATCTCCTACTGTAATAATATGTTGATAACATTTACAACAACTGATTCAAAAGAATCAAATTTacacataatataataacaaatcaTTTGCAAATACACAAGTTAATTAGGCTAAATATGCGGACGTGTAATACTTGAGTTTGATAGAGAGAATATTCCAAGGGAGGCCGAGGAGGATTAAAACACcaattttgtttaatgattcaagccaacagtATTGTAAGATAATAAAAATCATCTCGGTTAAAGGttattagtaaatatatataattatataattacaaattacTTAAATTTCTACGTCTTACAAGATACTATAGCAAGACTGTAGCAGATTTGTAGTGATATTGTAGCGCAGATCTAAAGCTAGAACATTGTAGTAGCTAGGACATAGCAACTCGGTACCCTATTCCTGATGAATAAGAAGGGCTCTACATGATTGACTTGGCTATTGTTATAGACCAAAATGAATGGATAGAGACTATCCCATGATCATCGAGGCACAAAACTTTCGCATCCACTTTCGCGTCGAGACATTGTAAGTAGAATATTTGTTGATGATAACTCAAAGTTTTTTAGTTATACTGTTTTAATTCTGAAATTGCTTTGTCATCGTATTCAAATTGCGCAAATGTAGTGCAATTTCAGATTGAAAGacagaattaaataaaaagaactttGAATTATTATCAAGAAGCATCGCAAGCAATGATAACACAATATCAAAGAGGTCCATATGGTCTTtaatgattttgtgtgtttctgcCTTAAATCTCTTAAGTTTATAcaataaaacttctataaattaataatatcactagaaattaataaaatgtcatgatctcaaaattattaatttacccgTTAAAGTTTAActtagatttattatttattggaatGATTGTGAttgttatttgtatatttgCTTATGATATTGTTCTTTTGTATTATGCTAATAAGAAAATGTGATATGGTCCATGTTCATGTAAGTAAAGAGAATGTAAATAGATAGAAAATTACACATCTTACGTAAGAATGGTTTTGCGACATGAAATTATAagcttttattttagtttttataatttttgaaactatgtattgtatataattacaaattctttatttttggaatatgaaattatattgTAGTCATGGATATTTTTACCGAGTAATCATTTTTCAGATAAGGATAAAAGGTCGAGTTactaaaaaatcaattattttttatcgGGTACTCGTTATTTACGTGTTGAATAGAAGTAATTTTCGTGTTGATCGAGTCGTGGCCAGCGCTAGTCTCTACAATTATGTAtgtattttttccttttaacgTGAGACATATAGCAAGTGGtattcataattaaattaaattttaattgtttcgtttaaataatataattaatttacttaaaCGACATGGTTATTTGATTGGTTAGCAAGTAGAGGGTGTTTTGCAAAACCGAAACATTACTATTACTGACTAATAAAAGGAGTCCACTGAGGCTCCTCAGCCTATCCACATCAgctattttaaaaaactctGTGAAGATGCCACGTAAGCAAGCATAAGGAAAGCTAATTCTCAAATCAAATTCCACGTGTATATCCCCATCTTActactcaaaagtcaaaacgtGAGAGAATCGAAGCGTTATGACTTCTCAAAACCCTCCAGCCTTTATTTACTATTGTGACTTTTCATCACTTccaaccttttttcctttcGATCCGAAATCAATGGCGTCCCTCCAGCCTGACATCAGTATTCTTCTGtgcagagagaagagagagagaggccagAGAGCAAGAGTTTGTACATCGCAGATCTGGGAACCTTATAATCTACGGTTGTCTGGCAGTGTTTTCTCACTTTACGTTAAACTCAAGATGTTTTCTTAACACCATAGTCATACTTAAACATGGGTATTTCCACTCCTTCCATCTTTCAGTTTCATCTTTTACTTGGGTCTTTTGTCAGTTTTGTCTGTTCATAtattgtctctgtttttttttcttaaaccttTGGAAAATTAGAAATCATAATCGCCTGATTTTCAAATTGGGTTTGATGTTGCAGGCAATATATTGTGTAGCCAGAATTTGGATCATAATTAGTATGTTAACGTTTTGCCTTCTGTGAATCGTTGGGTTTTATGCACTTGCCACATATATAAGCAGAGAAAGGTATCGATTGTCAGATTTTCAAAGCATAGTAATTAGTAAAGGTAAGAGTTGATGTGTATAATAACTTAACATGCTTCCCATATTATGATCATTCACCACAATGTTAGGTTTATCATATTCACTTTCGGTTCTTTGGCAAAACAGAATTACTCATGAAATTTTTCTTGGTTGGAAGACTATACTTATCTTTCATCACAATATTTTAACGTGATTCTTTCAGTTGTTGTAGTGATGAGCGGCTTTAGAAATCAACAACCTACAGGCTTTGGGGTTAGcacatatattgatatatagatTCCAAAGGAAAATACAGACAAAGTGTCGTAGAGGACATTCCACAAAGTCAATTGTAAGATGTTTATTGAAAGTTTTGTTTCAGCCATGGTAACTGGTAAGCCTGATTCGAAATAGTTGCAGTTTGGAATTTTgataaaatccttttttttttttttttttttttttttttgcatcagaTGGTGTTTTGATATGTTGATTGCAGGTCTATAGATGCAAGTGAGCCTTACCAGTGTTGGcttaaagagaagaaatataacGCTAGCTAGAATTTTATGATTTCGCGGACTTTTGTTTCTTCGTTAAATATATGGTTTCTTTTAGGAAAaactaatcacaatttatgGTTTCTTGTCACCATCAACATATTGACAAGATATACTTGAATGGTGTATAGCACCACTGACTAACTGGAAGCCcaacttcatttgtaaactcttccTACAAGTTTTGGTCTACGAACTTTGGAGAAAACTAAATGCTAGGCTGCAGTCTTCTAAATCAAAACATGGAAGTCACATCATCATAGACATCTTCTCCTACAGTGCAAATTGGAAGGCCTGGGAAGTTGCTCTCCATCAACTCAAACGATGCGGAACAAAGAAATCTCCTACCTCAGTACCTCTACTTATGGTTCCCCTTCTATAATTACTTTCCCTCAGCAGTTAAATGTGTTGGAATTCAATTCGCAGTACGAGATGTCTCCAAATTAAACTGCTCAGGGTTAATACCTCTCATTCGTTCCTTCTGTGCCCTGATGTTATGCTCGCATGCTCTGTTTTGTGCAAGTGCTCTAAAACAATCCCACTGCAAAAAAGTATACGCTTAATAGACATGTGTAAAAGTATGTTGTTCATTTAATTATACAAATCCAACTCATCTACTCTTTTATCATCACATATCCAaattatcatcaacataaaaGGTGATTATATCATATTGAAAGGTTTTACGTTATATACAACGCTAATACTTAAGCTACTCAAATATGTACATGTAATACTTTTACTACTAAAAATTTATCCTCtccaaatatttattataaacacacatttttttgccaaaatacTTTATTTCAgaaatatgtcaaaatattaATGTGATTGTTTTAAGACACTTATTAATAGAAATTAGTCTCaatttacatataataataaaaattacttcTTCTAAAAACGGCGCTACGCGCCAGATCATGATCCCTAGTGTTTTTCAAAGAAAGCAATGTAGTGTAACCAGCTCCCAAAAAAATGGTTAGTTCCAAATGCATAAACGAATACAAAGTACATCTGTTACATGTCCTAACCTACCAAGGCATTTGAAACtatacaattttgaaaaatcGTCCATTTGTGGGCGACTATAAAGTAATTGATCACCATCACAGATCAGGACCCTGGAGTTTGGGATTGTATGGCGAGATAAGGAGGTATGATATTGTAATTCATATTTTTGAGATAAGGGCGGCTATAAGCCTATAAAGTAATTCATATTTTTGAGGATGCGACATGGTGCAATTCTCAATTTGTTTGGTATATCTTGCAAGTGAACAAAGTGACTAGAACAAGCTAAGGAAGAAACAAATAAGGTACTTAACGATTTGAAGGAGGACAAGCTAAGGAAGAAACAAGGCACTTAACCATCTCATGTACGAAAAGAAAGAATCTTCAACCATGATAAGAACAAGTGGCAAGATCGAGCAATTAAAAGGGGTAGAAAGATACATGAAAAAAACCGAAAAGTTTTACTTATTAGCTGATAATTAAGTAGAAACGAAACTGAGATTAACTCATCTGTAGATGAGGCAGTCTTAAGATATGCAAGAAACAAAGACTAAgcatctctttctttccttttgtgcTGTTGGTTGAGATGCACTAAACTtggaagataagaagaagaacacacaaGTGGGGGAAGATAAAGCTCTGGGACATACCCGGAACAAGGAGGTTCATAAGGGTTTTTGGGAGCTACTCCAAGACTCACAGATTTAAAGTATCCATCTTCTCCAATGATAAAAGCAGTATGGTAACGAACTGTCTTGGGACCCCTGGGTAGGTATCCGTCTATGTCGAACACCACAGCGACTTTCTGttcctcgtcaatgaagaaggTCCCACCCGTATAATGGTCAAAGCGAACACCAGTGCGGGCAAATGGTCTCATTTCCACAGTCAAAAACTTGCTCCAGGACACAGAGTTGGGCTCAATGCTAGTTGTAACCCAAATATGAACTATGTTACATGGAATACCAGAATCCTCATCCTCCTGATATAGCACAGCGAGCTGCTCTTCTCTAACACATGAGAGGGTCACAGTGTCCTCTAAACTCCAAGAGTGAAACGGAAGAGGCAGACGGGGACCAAATAtctctcttgtaaaatcaaaacagagcaagaaatCTTCAACCTCATAGTCATCTACCACAAAATCTCCATTTTCCATGTATCCACCAGAGAAGCCTGGTGCTAGTGTTGACTCATGAGCATAAAAGTAGGTATTTCCCTTCACAGAAACACCGCCTTGAAAAGGATCTATCTCCCAGTCGGGAGTGACCTCGAGAACCCTCCATGAACTAAAGTCGTAAATTTCGTACATGCAAACGCCTTTCTCGAAACAATCCAAAAACCgcaagattttgtggttacggTTCATGTCGTATCCGAGAGCATAGCTGTCTAGCCTGTGGAAATCTGTTCTGGGGCTGATCCACCATTGTTGCAACAAATAAGGGTTCCAAACCACGAGCCTCGAGTGGTCCTTGGTGACGCATAACAATAACCCGTTGCAGTGATACACTTTAGACATCTCCACATGTTTAAGCCAATCTATCTGCTTTATAGATATACCAACCAAGTCTTCCTCTTCCTTGTCATTGCTGCGGCAGAGATGGGATCTAATTGAACAAACCTTTGAATCCATCGTCATGAACCCTAAATAATTCTGCCTTGCCGCTGACGCTTTACCCAAAATCCAATCTTTGGTTAAAGCGTTCCATAATTTGCAAGTGGACCGGACTGCTCCCAGAGATGTTATCGGAACCCTCGTGAGTATCTTCTCCCCTACCAAATGCGGTGGAAGATCGCGCATACTCTTCCCCTTCGTTCTTCTTCTAACTCCTTTTTTTTCGGCTCTCATCATTGTTCAAACTGTTCGAAAGAACACAGAAGCTCCGCAATATAAATTAGGGTNaatttgggttttttttttttttttttttttttggtgacaaTAATATGTTAACTTAGGTTTCGTATTCTTTCCATTAATATACccaacttaataaaaaaaacaaattctttccatttttctttactCACATCTAGATTTCAGTAATTAACTTTGGTACaatgatattttcatataaaagttGATCTAAGAGTCGTAGAGATGTTCTTGCGAAAGCTTCGATTGAAATGGCGGCATCGAACTCCACCACACCTTCTTCCGCTGTTGTCAGTTCCTCTAAGCAGATGGACGTCCTATCATCGCTTCACTTACAATCTCTGCCAGGTTTCATCTCTAACAATCTCAAATCTGCGCTGAATTGATGATTAATTTGAGaatgttataattttggttttgatcaaCCATGTCTTAATCCGATCCATTAGGGTCCTGGCTAATTGCAAGTCCTTGATTTTATAGGCAATGCATTCAAGTATGCATTGTGATTGGATGTTAGAATCTATCATTGTCTCACAATCCAATCTAGTTTCGAAACCATAAAGAACAAGACTATATGTAATGTAGAGTCCCTCTTGTTAATGTGATCAGTCGTTATGTCTGGCCATCAAATCTTAGTTAGTGTTTGTCTTCTGTAAATATTTGGACAGCTCTTCGTTGCTTGTTTGTCGTTGTAAGGAGTAATTGTTGATCCAGCAAAACCTAAATACATCACTTCTTTGCTGCATGTAGTCTGGTCTTCGAAGTAGAATCGTTAATCATGTTCAGAGTTTGAATTGGTGATTTTGTGAGTTGCTATTTTTGACTTTAGattgataattcataattttttggCTGGACTGGATATCTCACATAATGCATAATAGATATCTGATATACAATTTGTTTCACTTATAGTTTTCCTTCCCCAAACATAATGGTATGAGATGCATgcatactatttatttttaccGTTCTCAGGCTATGGTTTCTAATTATGCTTTATgataaaccaaattttaaatatttttccacAGTATATGGGAGAGCTAGGATGTCATTTCGAATTTTACCTCAATTGATCAACTTACAATAGATGAGCTGAAAAGGTAAGAGGAAACTATATGCATTCTGTTTA
Coding sequences within:
- the LOC104743541 gene encoding F-box/kelch-repeat protein At1g24800-like, which codes for MTMDSKVCSIRSHLCRSNDKEEEDLVGISIKQIDWLKHVEMSKVYHCNGLLLCVTKDHSRLVVWNPYLLQQWWISPRTDFHRLDSYALGYDMNRNHKILRFLDCFEKGVCMYEIYDFSSWRVLEVTPDWEIDPFQGGVSVKGNTYFYAHESTLAPGFSGGYMENGDFVVDDYEVEDFLLCFDFTREIFGPRLPLPFHSWSLEDTVTLSCVREEQLAVLYQEDEDSGIPCNIVHIWVTTSIEPNSVSWSKFLTVEMRPFARTGVRFDHYTGGTFFIDEEQKVAVVFDIDGYLPRGPKTVRYHTAFIIGEDGYFKSVSLGVAPKNPYEPPCSGYVPELYLPPLVCSSSYLPSLVHLNQQHKRKERDA